The Siniperca chuatsi isolate FFG_IHB_CAS linkage group LG12, ASM2008510v1, whole genome shotgun sequence genome has a segment encoding these proteins:
- the lamp1b gene encoding lysosome-associated membrane glycoprotein 1b produces the protein MTQIGGVQSWCLGVTLQLILAAVLHQGFATVAPPTTTQTTSAPHKDLGRPERGNYLVKNSNGTACLLASMGLQFNITFTSVSQNKTVQDVVNLQPNVTKSSGSCDSERTSLRLTTDAEKTNLTFFFTLNTTSNKYHLSEVSLSAAWPDMKDHFSVHNSSLDYLRGTLGYSYMCREKQTLNVAEDLSINTFQVQVQPFGLTGDQFGAAEECQLDEDDMLIPIIVGAALAGLVLIVLLAYLIGRKRSHAGYQTI, from the exons ATGACGCAGATCGGCGGTGTCCAGTCATGGTGCCTGGGAGTAACGTTACAGTTGATTTTAG CTGCCGTCCTGCACCAGGGTTTTGCTACTGTTGCCCCGCCCACAACGACCCAAACCACTTCTGCACCGCACAAAGACCTCGGCAGACCTGAAAGAGGAAACTACCTGGTCAAGAACAGCAATGGTACTGCCTGTTTACTGGCATCCATGGGTCTCCAGTTCAACATCACCTTCACCTCTGTCTCCCAGAATAAG ACTGTGCAGGATGTTGTGAACCTTCAGCCCAACGTGACAAAGAGCTCTGGATCATGTGACTCTGAGCGCACCTCCCTGCGCCTCACAACGGATGCAGAGAAGACCAACCTCACCTTTTTCTTCACCCTG AATACCACGTCCAATAAGTACCACCTGAGTGAAGTGTCTCTGTCAGCAGCCTGGCCAGACATGAAAG ATCACTTCTCAGTCCATAACAGCAGTCTCGACTACCTGCGGGGCACCCTGGGGTACTCATACATGTGTCGTGAGAAACAAACTCTGAACGTGGCTGAGGATTTGTCCATCAACACCTTCCAGGTGCAGGTGCAGCCCTTCGGTCTCACCGGAGATCAGTTTGGAGCAG CTGAGGAATGCCAATTGGATGAAGATGACATGTTGATCCCCATCATAGTCGGAGCAGCTTTAGCAGGTCTTGTCCTCATTGTGCTCTTGGCCTACCTCATTGGCAGGAAGAGGAGCCATGCTGGTTACCAGACCATCTGA